Genomic DNA from Coffea arabica cultivar ET-39 chromosome 7e, Coffea Arabica ET-39 HiFi, whole genome shotgun sequence:
AAAGTGGATGACGACGATGAGCTGGAACCTAGTGATAGCCCTCTAAACCCTACTACTAAATCCAAACTCATGCTAGCCACTGCCATTACTCCGCCAAATCCACAATTTCTCGagttaaaagggaaaaaaaaaaattagtcagGGTTTAGGAACTTCTAGCCAATTTCTGTGCGCAGCAGCAGCAATTATGTGGTTGAGTTTTTAGGGATCTACTTGCAATTACCTACGGTCTACTGGGGAAGAAAATATGCAGCAGAAGCAGCAGCTCCAATGGCAATCCTACGTTGAAAGGGGAGCGGAggagggaagggggaaaaaatgACCGATGGATATTGAAACCTTATCGCTTCTCAATAGAGAGCCggaccaaaataaaataaaaccgaAATGAAGAAAAAACGCCACCCACCCAAAATAGAAGAGCGCTGTGGAGAGTGGGATTTGAACCCACGCCCTTTCGGACCAGAACCTTAATCTGGCGCCTTAGACCAACTCGGCCATCTCCACGCCTTGCTCATCTTCTCTAAATTTTCCTATGTATTTAAATGACGTTTTCAATCCAAAAAAACGACCGCCAAGGCAACATTCGGCGGCGAGCAAAATCAATCAGCTAGGGGGCACTAAAACTGCTTTGATTCTTTTTCCCTTCTCGCAAATAAAGAGTTAAGGAAGGATCCCGTTTTACTGCTAATTATCTGGtttttttcacttcattagAGGCATTACTTCGATCAAAGTCGATTCCTCAAAAAGGCAAAAGTCATTGTTCATAGTACAAGAAGATTGACAGGAAGACAAATTCAAATGCTACTCCAAAATCAGCATGCCACAATCGACACGAAGCTTAACTATTGAGCTTAATCCAATCATCAAGAACAACTCCTTTGTTTTTGTGCATCAAGTCAAGAGTTGAAACCCCGCCTAACACATCACACAAAAATCATAGTGCTTCTTATTCTTAAAATATACAGAGAGACTGTACTAGTGCAACCAGTCTCTGTTTAGGCTTCCCCTCCCCATAAAATATTAGTAGGAATAGGTTAagatagtttaaaaaaaaaatacacgaGGATTACTAGGCTGTCGGTCTTAAGCAACCAAAAATACAgcacaaaaccaaaaaaaaaaaagaaacaacaacCACCCTCCAGCCCAAGCAAAACAAGGAATACCCTCCTTTGAACAATGTCGACCAACTAGGCTATTTCGAACAACCAAAAGAAGGGAGCTATTTGGATCAACTAGGCTATCTGAGCTGGAAAACAGGCGATACCCTCCTTCGAACTATGTCTTGAATCTGTTCCTCAGACAAAATTGATGCCTCTATCTCAAAATTGGCTCTCTCCATCTGCTGCTGAATCTACagaacccccaaaaaaaaaaaatggcactTAGCAGATAAATATAAAGTTTTATGCAAATGAAGAGGATTTACATCTCCAAAGGATTTCAAACCTGCATGACTTTAGGTTGATTACAGTCAACCTTACCAAATATCAAGCTAAGAATCGTGGTTAAGCAACAATAGCTTATATAAGAGTTCAAGTCGTACCTTCTCCAGGACTGCAGACTGGTCATCTAGATGAAAATTGCGCATGTATTTTAGCATCTCCAGTTGCTGCAAAAAGTATTAAGCCTCACGTTTCTGTAAAATCATTTTGTCCAGTGGATTCTAACTAAAAGTCAAAGAATCTTCACCTGCTCTTGTAATTTATGTTGCATATGCATTCTTTCTGCAAATTTTTCTGGTCCAAGCTCAGCCTCTTCACAAGCCATCTCTTCCCTTTCAATTTGCATGGGTGTTAGAGCATTACAAATAAATTTCTCATCAAAAATTGATTGATTGATCATTCCCCCACTCAGAATTATGATCATAAGGCTCCTTAGCAGTCAAAGAACTGAACTCATTAAGTCTCCTCCAAAGATAAGTACAAAATTGTCATGTACATGTTTATTCAACAGGTTTTCAAGATTTCAATGGATAGGCATCAACTGAAGTTTGTTTCATCCAAGCACAAGCACCAAAATGATATCATAAACTTTTGATAGAACTTTTAACCATGCCTTCCCTCACCCCCTCTCCCCATCCCCCCCCCCTCcacaaaaaaacacacacactcacagagagagatagagagagcttACTTTGCAACAAATCCATAAAATTGGATCATTAAATCTTGATCACTCTCATAAGCCACATTTACTTTCCCAAGGCAAGCAAGACCAAATCTTGGGTCTGCAATTTCAAGAAAGATGGATCATACACCATCATAGGACTTGTGCATGTATCAAAACTTGATGATTGAATTATAATCATTTTGTTACATGGACAGTGCCAAAGGGCAATACTTAAAGACAACCAACGAGACACATAAAAGTAATTCCTACTACCGAGAGTTTGTTAAGATTTAGAACTGATCAATTGCAATGAGGCGACAAGAATAAGAACTTATTGCTCAATACTCCTCACATTTAAGACAAACTCACCAATTCCCATTTCCAGAAATATCTCCTCCTGAATCGTGGTGGTTACAGCAACAGCTTCCTGCAGATAGTGAATACATACAATAGGATTGGGCCACTGGAACTAATGAATAAAATGagaattcaaaacaaaaaagaataaaatgagaagtcTGATCAGTATTTTTATTTAACTGAATTTATTTCAGCAATAGAATCAAAACTAAAGTATTTTATGGTAGTAAAGACTTCAAATATGCTGATAAGGACTAGTTGTATATATTCAGAGTTGGCATGCCATTGTCACTTGTACTAGCTTAACCTAGAATTGAAAATCAAGAACCCCCTAGCTAGAATATAGAGTAAAAAGAAACCTTAATTACAATCTCCTACCTCGTCGAAAAAAGACAAATTGTTTTCATGATGATGAGTTAATGCATTATcggaaaaaaataaatttcatttgTACTTCATGATGATGAGTTTATTAAGAGTTATCATTTGAAGTTTCTAACAGATCCACAAGCTACAAGAATGAAAAAGAGTGTTGTCATCTTTCATATGAATAACAATGAGAAGCAACATTCGAAATAGATATCATCCCTTAAATAAATCAATCAATAAATGAAGCATCTAGTTGTGTTGCAAAAGCAGTCACTTTTTGTGTGGCAGGAGGAGACCTGCTTGTGTAACATTGCAGGTCAACAAGGGCAATCATATGTACCGCAATTAAAATCCCCAAACAGTCATACCAGAAAATCGATAGCAGTGACAAGTCACAACTACTCAGGAAGGATCAAATGAAATAAGGATTTCAAAGCTCAACCAAGTTAAGTGCCATCCATCACTTTTTACTGCAGATTGCAGATGAGGTTCCTATTGGTTATATGGTTCATGGAATCAGGTTTTTGTACCATCACAGTATACTCTGTGTAACATGACAGTCAAACTGCTGGCAGGAATCACCACCGCGAGAAAGCAttcaattaatttattaataAGGGGGTTCACCACAGAGTAAATCAATTCATTGATACTTCATTTCAAAGGGGTTTTATGCTTTTGTATGCAAACTTTACCAAAGACCAAAAAGTTCAATCAGATCCAAACTTTTCCGCTCAATCTAGAGTTGGCGGCAAGGAtgaacataattttttttttttttggggtgtatTGATTCCTCCTTTCCGAGAACTAAATCCCCAAACACAAAATTAATAAATAGCAAAGGAAGTCAAGAATCGGCATCAGATGAGAAGCCATAGTTACCTGCTTGTCAAGGACGGCTTCAGCTATCCTTTTCTTGACATCTGAAATAGCCCCACATAGACACGGTAAAAACATACGACTAGTATAACTGAGCAACAAGAACATGAATGATAAACCAAAGCAGACCAAGGCTCCGCGTAAGAGAGTATATAAAATGAAGAGTAGAGAGGTGATGGAAGCATAGAGGCAGGAGGGAGTGATTCGTGAAAGTGAAGAAAGTGATGCGTTGGTAGCAGTTGGGAATTTGGCAGTGGTCGACTTGGCACGTACCGGGGCGGGAGGTGAGAAAGGAGAAAcggtcaaaaaggtgaagtaATTGATCTCTGGATAGCATGCCGGAGCTCTGATAAGCGGCAGCACCACTCGCTGGAACTGGGACTGGGATTGACATTGTCCGTCGATTTTGCCtctcttttgatatttgagAATGCTGGTGGGGCAACGAGAATGGGGAGCACCTAATCACTAGTAACAGGCTTCTCAGATGTCAGTAGTTGTGAGTGAGGGAAATAGGGAGGACTGAGGAGGAAGGAAATCAATCCCCTCCAACAGCTGCCAGTACCTATCTACCGCCAGAGCCAGCGTCTTCTTGGCGGATGAAATGCCCTTCTCCAGCCACGCCTCACAAGTCACTCCACAATCCAACCCCaaccgacaaaaaaaaaaagcattcaaTTCAATAACCGGCTGGTGCAACGTGGTCCGCTAGTCCATCCTGACATATATTATTAGCTTCCTTCTGGTACTCTTttgattttctagtttttttttttgaataaaaaattccCCCTTCTCTGTTTCTTTAAGCgacattaagaaaaaaatatccCAGTAGTAATATGGAAATGAATATCTACAACAGAAAGATGAGTTAGGAGAGATCTTGAATCAACCCTTATCGACATGTTTGGCAACATGTAAGatcgaaggaaaa
This window encodes:
- the LOC113722887 gene encoding uncharacterized protein, whose translation is MSIPVPVPASGAAAYQSSGMLSRDQLLHLFDRFSFLTSRPDVKKRIAEAVLDKQEAVAVTTTIQEEIFLEMGIDPRFGLACLGKVNVAYESDQDLMIQFYGFVAKEEMACEEAELGPEKFAERMHMQHKLQEQQLEMLKYMRNFHLDDQSAVLEKIQQQMERANFEIEASILSEEQIQDIVRRRVSPVFQLR